In Deltaproteobacteria bacterium, the following are encoded in one genomic region:
- the rpmF gene encoding 50S ribosomal protein L32: MAVPKKKKSKSKRDMRRSHHHVKMPNVSLCPQCHEPVRPHHVCPQCGMYRGREIIKVEES; this comes from the coding sequence ATGGCAGTACCAAAGAAAAAGAAATCCAAGTCCAAGAGGGACATGCGGCGGTCCCATCATCACGTCAAGATGCCCAATGTATCCCTCTGCCCACAATGCCACGAACCCGTACGGCCCCATCATGTCTGCCCCCAGTGCGGGATGTACAGAGGAAGGGAAATCATCAAGGTAGAAGAGAGCTGA
- a CDS encoding DUF177 domain-containing protein: MIIDLRRISQESKTFTFVLKEGWWEPKDPSDQILSLDGPLKVVVTLYSAGDKYVMDGRLRGGLKVRCDRCLESHHRDIQTEFQTYLALPPPGSQEESDVELTEEDMDVDFIRGEEIDLTGIIREQIYLSLPMKVLCSAECKGLCPRCGKNLNEEICCCLRETGHPAFLKLNQLKIQP, encoded by the coding sequence ATGATCATTGATCTTAGAAGGATTTCCCAGGAATCGAAAACCTTTACGTTCGTTTTAAAGGAAGGGTGGTGGGAGCCCAAGGATCCCTCTGACCAGATTTTGTCCCTGGATGGCCCGTTGAAGGTGGTGGTCACGCTCTATTCGGCAGGGGACAAATATGTCATGGATGGTCGGCTGAGGGGTGGGTTGAAGGTGCGTTGCGACAGGTGCCTGGAGTCTCACCACAGGGACATCCAGACCGAATTCCAGACCTACCTGGCCCTTCCTCCGCCCGGGTCCCAGGAAGAGAGTGATGTGGAATTAACCGAAGAGGACATGGACGTTGACTTCATCCGGGGTGAAGAGATCGATCTTACGGGCATTATCCGGGAACAGATCTACCTTTCCCTTCCTATGAAGGTCCTGTGTTCGGCGGAGTGCAAGGGCCTTTGTCCGAGGTGCGGAAAGAATTTGAACGAGGAAATCTGTTGTTGCCTCAGGGAAACTGGTCACCCCGCTTTTTTGAAACTGAACCAACTGAAGATCCAACCATGA